A single region of the Bacteroidota bacterium genome encodes:
- a CDS encoding metallophosphoesterase family protein: MKLIAIVTDFHFDESFPIEQGIDAHKNWQIILDDIKKRNVNQIHIGGDIGEKKSNFIFFSELNYLGIPYSLSMGNHDYYDEASKHFFRTNANNEQALYYTEEDETNLFIYLDSSSATISDTQLKWFEEKIQSTKKITVFVHHPILPVDTVVDKLYALTNRDVLAEMLFKLQQPVTLCCGHYHLEHIQTIKNITQYVTPAVSYQVKPNTEEVVIDNKNFGYRLLLIRNDKIQTECVWFSN, encoded by the coding sequence TTGAAACTGATTGCCATAGTTACCGATTTTCATTTCGATGAATCTTTTCCCATTGAGCAGGGCATCGATGCACATAAAAATTGGCAAATTATTCTCGATGACATTAAAAAACGAAATGTAAATCAGATACATATCGGTGGTGATATCGGTGAAAAAAAATCTAACTTCATTTTTTTTAGCGAATTAAATTATCTCGGAATTCCCTATTCGTTATCCATGGGAAATCACGATTATTACGACGAAGCAAGTAAACACTTTTTTCGGACTAACGCGAATAATGAACAGGCTTTGTATTATACGGAAGAAGATGAAACCAATTTGTTTATTTATCTCGATTCATCATCTGCTACCATTAGCGACACACAATTAAAATGGTTTGAGGAAAAAATTCAATCAACAAAAAAAATTACAGTATTTGTTCATCATCCAATATTACCTGTTGATACGGTGGTAGATAAATTATACGCCCTCACCAACAGGGATGTATTGGCAGAAATGCTTTTTAAGCTTCAACAACCTGTTACGTTATGTTGCGGTCATTACCATCTGGAACATATTCAAACTATAAAAAACATTACGCAGTATGTCACCCCGGCTGTATCTTATCAAGTTAAACCCAATACGGAGGAAGTTGTAATAGACAATAAAAACTTTGGTTACCGACTGCTTTTAATCAGGAACGATAAAATTCAAACTGAATGTGTTTGGTTTTCAAATTGA
- a CDS encoding DUF779 domain-containing protein → MIFRILITPAADELIKQLKLQHGELMFHQSGGCCDGSQPMCFQKGEFRVGNSDVCLGIIADCEFWMSKDQFEYWKHTQLTMDVTNGRGSSFSLEIPLGKRFIIQSRLFTDAEIANLSPVWFCED, encoded by the coding sequence ATGATATTCAGAATTTTAATTACACCCGCCGCTGATGAATTAATTAAGCAGTTAAAATTACAACATGGCGAACTCATGTTTCACCAAAGTGGCGGTTGCTGCGACGGCTCTCAGCCAATGTGTTTTCAAAAAGGTGAATTCCGTGTGGGCAATAGCGATGTGTGTTTAGGTATAATTGCCGATTGCGAATTCTGGATGAGCAAAGATCAGTTTGAATACTGGAAACATACACAACTCACCATGGACGTTACCAATGGAAGAGGCTCCAGCTTCTCACTCGAAATTCCATTGGGGAAACGATTTATTATTCAATCTCGCTTATTTACCGATGCGGAAATAGCAAACCTCAGCCCTGTTTGGTTTTGTGAAGATTAA
- a CDS encoding class I SAM-dependent methyltransferase produces MEQDYREINRKSWNNRVDAHFKSDFYNVTAFLNGKSSLNAIELNLLGDIQNKSVLHLQCHFGQDSISLARLGARVTGVDLSDKAIQTAQELNTKTNTDVDFICCDIYDLPQYCTQQFDIIYTSYGTIGWLPDLNKWAAIIAQFLNPGGKFVFVEFHPVVWMFDDDFSKIKYTYHNSGQIVENETGTYADKQADIQQDYVMWNHGLAEVFTALLHHKLTITDFQEFDYSPYNCFNKTIQFEPGKFRIEHLENKIPMVYALTAVKK; encoded by the coding sequence ATGGAACAGGATTATCGCGAAATAAACAGAAAGTCATGGAACAATCGTGTAGATGCACATTTTAAATCTGATTTTTATAATGTTACTGCATTTCTCAATGGTAAATCCTCTTTAAATGCAATTGAACTCAATTTATTGGGCGATATTCAAAATAAATCAGTCCTGCACCTGCAATGCCATTTTGGGCAGGATAGTATTTCTTTAGCAAGGCTCGGCGCAAGAGTAACAGGTGTCGATTTGTCGGATAAGGCTATTCAAACAGCACAGGAGCTAAATACTAAAACAAATACCGATGTCGATTTTATTTGTTGCGATATTTATGATTTACCGCAATATTGCACACAACAATTTGATATCATATATACTTCTTACGGCACCATTGGCTGGTTGCCCGATTTAAATAAATGGGCTGCTATTATTGCTCAGTTTTTAAATCCCGGAGGAAAATTTGTATTTGTTGAATTTCACCCTGTAGTGTGGATGTTTGATGATGATTTTTCGAAAATTAAATATACTTATCACAATTCCGGACAAATAGTTGAAAATGAAACCGGAACTTATGCAGATAAACAGGCTGATATACAGCAGGATTATGTAATGTGGAACCATGGTTTAGCGGAAGTGTTTACTGCCTTATTACATCATAAATTAACAATCACCGACTTTCAGGAATTTGATTATTCGCCGTATAATTGTTTTAACAAAACCATCCAATTTGAGCCGGGTAAATTCAGGATTGAACATCTGGAAAATAAGATACCTATGGTTTACGCATTGACGGCAGTAAAAAAGTAA